The segment CCCCGAGGGAATTCCGGTCAGCTTCCCTTTATTGTAGTGAAGGCTTTCAATCCGTTCAAAGGTTTCCATCAAGATCTCCCGGATGGGGGTAAACCCTTTGCCTATTCGTCGCTGGGAGATCTCCAATATCTTCTTTTCGGCGGAATCGATCACATGGGCCACTTCGTCCCCACCGGTATAACCGGAGGTGGCTATTTCAGTGGCGGTCCGGATCAAGCGGCGGAGAATGGATTTCTCCTCCACGATCCGGCTGTAATAATCCACATTGGCCGCCGTGGGTACCGACTCGGCCAATTCCGTCAGGTAGGAAACTCCCCCGACCTCATCCAGCAGTTTCCGATCCGAGAGTGCCGATGTCACGGTTACCAAGTCAATCGGTTCCCCTTGCTCATTCAGATCGGTGATCACCTGAAGCAGGCGCTGATGAGCCTGACGATAAAAATCCTCCGGTCGGATCCGTTCCAAAACCGTCACCAACACGGAAGGTTCGATCAGGATCGCCCCCAGAACCGCCTGTTCAGCCTCCTGGTTGTGTGGTGGCATCCGATCCGCAAATAATTCACTCATCCTCCATCATCCTCCAACCCGCTGCAAAAAAAAGGCGCTTCAGAAGGGGAAGCGCCGGAGCAGTTGGCAAAATCCAAAATCGGGAGGCCGCTCCACGCCCCGCAACCGATCATTCCGTCTGAATCAACACTGACTCTCTCCTGATGAAGGGGACCATATCCATCCCGTTGTTCAGTTCTTCTCTTCCAAGACTTGTACGGAAAGAGTCGCCGTCACCTTCGGATGCAATTTCACAGGCACTTTGGTCACACCGAGAGTGCGGATGGGCTCACTCAGTTGAATCTTCTTTTTATCCACTTGAAGGCCGTGTTCCCTCTCCAGGTATTGGCTGATTTGTTTGGAAGTGATCGACCCGAACAGACGGCCGCCCTCTCCGGATTTGGTGTGGAGAGTGATCTCCGTCTGTTCCAACTTCTCCGCCAGCTGTCTGGACCGGGACAACTCTTCTTTCTTCCGTTCTTCTTCCCGTCGTTTCTGTTCTTTCAGGGTATTCAAATTGCCAGTGGAGGCTGCTACAGCCAATTTCCGGGGAATCAGGAAATTGCGGGCATACCCTTCGGAGACTTCCTTCACTTCCCCCTTTTTCCCCTGGCCTTTGACATCCTGTTGAAAGATCACTTTCACTCGACGTCGCCCCCTTCTTCCTCACAATACTCGCTCAATACCTCCAGCAGGCGCTGTCGCGCTTCCGGCAGGGTCACTCCCTCGAACTGTACCGCCGCATTGGTCAAGTGTCCCCCGCCGCCGAGGGATTCCATGATCAACTGAACATTGGGCTCCCCCAAGGAACGGGCACTGATTGCCACCTTGCCGTCGTCCCTCAACCCGATGACAAAGGAGGCACTGATCCCTTTCATATTGAGCAATGTGTCTGCCGCCTGGGCAATGGTGAGCTGGTCATACCGCTCATCCTTTTCCCCGCTGGCGATCGCAATTTTATCGTATACCACTTCCGTATTTTTGACAATCTCGGCCCGCTTGACGAAACGGAAAAGATCTTCCTTCAACAGAGTTTGAACCAGCGCCAGATCGGCTCCGTGCCGGCGGAGAAAAGAAGCCGCTTCAAAGGTTCGGGATCCCGACCGGAAAGCGAAGCTTTTGGTGTCCACCACAATGCCCGACAACAGGGCGGTGGTCTCCAAAGGTTCAATGGTCAACCGTTCATCCTGGTACTGTAACAACTCCGTCACCAATTCACTGGTGGAGGAGGCATAAGGTTCCAGGTATACCAAGACCGGATCTTTGACAAATTCCTCCCCGCGACGATGATGGTCAATCACCACCACCCGCTCCGACCGTTCCACCAGCCGGGGTTCAATGGTCAAAGATGGCTTATGGGTATCCACCAGAATGAGCAGGGTACTCTTTCCTGCGAGGGAAAGGGCCTTATCCGGCGGGATAAAAGCTTCCTCCAGAGAACGATGTTCCGAGATGGCCGCCATCAGGGCATCGATGGAAGGGTTGGAGTCCTTTAAAATGATATATCCCTCCCGATCAGCCATCCGAACCGCCCGCAGGACACCGATCGCCGCTCCCACCGCATCCATATCCGGTTGATCGTGACCCATGATCAGCACCCGTTCACTGTCCCGGATCAGATTGGTGAGTGCATAGGAGATCACCCGGGCCCGCACCCGGGTCCGCTTCTCAACCGCATTGGTTTTGCCCCCGAAAAACACCACCCGGTCCTTTTGCTGGACTGCCGCCTGATCCCCGCCCCGTGCCAGAGCAATATCCAGGGCCGCCTCCGCCGCATGTGTCTGCTCCACGACCGAAGAACGGAAAGTGGCGACACCGATGCTCAGCGTAATCGGGATTTTGTTGTGTTGAGTCATCTCCCGTACCACATCCAGGATGTCAAAACGGTTCCGGATCAGGCGCTCCAGTGTTTCCCGGCGAAACACCATGAAATATTTCTCCGCATCAAACTTCTTGAGGGTGATATCCTGTTTCTGTGCCCAACGGGTGATC is part of the Kroppenstedtia eburnea genome and harbors:
- the rplI gene encoding 50S ribosomal protein L9, yielding MKVIFQQDVKGQGKKGEVKEVSEGYARNFLIPRKLAVAASTGNLNTLKEQKRREEERKKEELSRSRQLAEKLEQTEITLHTKSGEGGRLFGSITSKQISQYLEREHGLQVDKKKIQLSEPIRTLGVTKVPVKLHPKVTATLSVQVLEEKN
- a CDS encoding DHH family phosphoesterase, encoding MPNFITKRWHGYHMVLAMCFSLVLIALLSTYNWAFALIGLFFYLLLGYVLYRAEKQFRHEFNEYVQTLSQRVKGANQTAFDEMPVGILLYDRKGQVVWHNPFIKGMADKDSLVGWAVTDVFPDLDRDENETGKLHLNNRSFEVVHDPKERLYFFREITRLEELRERYEREQNIVGFLHMDNFEEAGAGLDDQERTLLLTDVQSAITRWAQKQDITLKKFDAEKYFMVFRRETLERLIRNRFDILDVVREMTQHNKIPITLSIGVATFRSSVVEQTHAAEAALDIALARGGDQAAVQQKDRVVFFGGKTNAVEKRTRVRARVISYALTNLIRDSERVLIMGHDQPDMDAVGAAIGVLRAVRMADREGYIILKDSNPSIDALMAAISEHRSLEEAFIPPDKALSLAGKSTLLILVDTHKPSLTIEPRLVERSERVVVIDHHRRGEEFVKDPVLVYLEPYASSTSELVTELLQYQDERLTIEPLETTALLSGIVVDTKSFAFRSGSRTFEAASFLRRHGADLALVQTLLKEDLFRFVKRAEIVKNTEVVYDKIAIASGEKDERYDQLTIAQAADTLLNMKGISASFVIGLRDDGKVAISARSLGEPNVQLIMESLGGGGHLTNAAVQFEGVTLPEARQRLLEVLSEYCEEEGGDVE